In Lates calcarifer isolate ASB-BC8 linkage group LG23, TLL_Latcal_v3, whole genome shotgun sequence, a single genomic region encodes these proteins:
- the gjz1 gene encoding uncharacterized protein gjz1, producing MAAIVTGLIPILRTAVDATTTYKCRSLWFGFLCIRVVILFLAELPFTKLDGDFICNGTRDDMCTRACFNKRFHRPMMVAWNFIFVLFILSVLLMELFASHLRSLSQKRSSQLKGDVEMEDQGKEEAQVVSMDTRGRAVIDLHRDRGTVGFYLLSITLRILVESWFVYILLYWNLPALDGDPYKCQTNICSELLLCVVRAAPEKCMSIYTLATISIMIIVCSFLFCVYSIVHYLCNFRILTQPSLFV from the coding sequence ATGGCAGCCATAGTAACAGGCCTCATTCCTATCCTGCGGACGGCAGTGGACGCCACCACTACCTACAAGTGCCGCTCCCTGTGGTTCGGCTTCCTGTGCATCCGTGTGGTGATCCTCTTCCTGGCTGAGCTGCCCTTCACCAAACTGGACGGCGACTTCATCTGCAACGGCACCAGGGATGACATGTGCACCAGAGCCTGTTTTAACAAACGTTTTCACAGACCTATGATGGTGGCTTGGAACTTCATCTTTGTCCTGTTCATCCTCTCTGTTCTACTCATGGAGCTGTTTGCCTCTCACCTGCGCTCCCTGTCCCAGAAGAGGAGCTCCCAGTTGAAGGGAGATGTGGAGATGGAAGACCAGGGAAAAGAGGAGGCTCAGGTTGTGTCCATGGATACCAGGGGCAGGGCGGTCATCGAcctccacagagacagaggcaccGTTGGCTTCTACCTGCTCAGCATCACTCTGCGTATCCTGGTTGAGTCTTGGTTTGTTTATATTCTGCTTTACTGGAATCTGCCAGCACTGGACGGTGATCCGTACAAATGCCAGACAAACATCTGCTCTGAGTTACTTCTTTGTGTTGTGAGGGCTGCCCCAGAGAAATGCATGTCTATTTATACTTTGGCTACCATTTCAATCATGATTATTGTTTGTTCATTCTTATTTTGTGTGTACTCCATTGTTCACTATCTTTGCAACTTTCGAATATTGACACAGCCTAGCCTTTTTGTGTAA
- the znf646 gene encoding zinc finger protein 646 isoform X1, with product MAVQDSGRTTGFPCKQCGMVCPNMPSLLEHMDAHLQQEEERKFKCDECGRGYRHAGSLANHKKTHEVGSFQCNICGKENSNALALKSHLRSHTSQKKYSCAECGKAFRLATQLATHERVHLSKRAKEQSYRKVDMEYPTHENRHEIENDHPHHLSEHSASAGISIENSPAEDKTEVIYNAQAETSDDAANRPFRCDLCDKSYIHHRSLTNHKKTHQVGMFECTVCFKLFNNMAALYSHQRTHKTRSGTDLSSVGGSYTGTPLGQFSPQSQDAPVNFCHLCQVLFPSDEEFQEHIQMHNSSSVSFGLQDTLSENHNISYDNSIASPESNFYASPINNIPSVSSIDNHGGFDQSQEPIISNGHMYSDCSNNQTPSSSSTQGEPPIIDTSILDPVLTHTQNTDNATEMEETSTVDSDERPFKCQICGKSYRHSGSLINHKRSHQVGIYQCSVCRKSYPHLAALKSHLRLHKAQPSSFSLSTEGDWLSSEPLTLDNQQGCFSSQEEEDGTQPVLGVDQENGVDHSNGVLYHEQFNQDFSQDMTVHLPHNEHLMQRHMCADCGETFADIAGIKSHSCPLLQQQHDPTSSEFESNINFQNSNGHYSIGNPGSNVEFSGLNGNHDQSYFEQNFHENVSSHQLNGGIEDDNAEEEDDDGDLYQCSICGNSYTSMRALRSHLRGHTQSHGTPASSGPSSMSSHEEVKDDELGEMMICSTCGESFANRQDLITHQLLHNRDQVDNVSQLHVNNSDVSGGKEEAQSIICGSCGIFCTSYHHLEHHGCTAERKDESTNGKEEVKVNEIAQHEDTSHIGEPGDTESRQYKCDQCGRSYRHAGSLLNHKKSHKTGVFRCLVCQKRFYNLLALKNHQRSHFDIKRHTCHECGKAFKIQKQLLNHLRRHKENQAKIQELNNQIQALMQMNGTRSDGGMQSLTSNSNQALTPARRCKQLPEGKTVQTKCETSVKSEDTGDQRPFACDQCGRTYRHAGSLVNHRNSHKTGEYYCSVCNNTYSNQLAMKNHLRTHFAYKKHSCQNCGKGFRGKKQLLAHVCADLRKDGVGSRRGLKSRAFKCKECKQAFPSVDQLAAHTCDRPSGSSDAQTNMSPNKEERPFTCNICNRSYRHAGSLLNHKNTHKTGHFSCTFCSKPFTNPMALRNHTRIHTQKKKYVCLTCGKAFRLASILHNHQRVHNRVASHFSCPACGKSFQGRSGLKRHRCRRGQENATRAGVQQSERGDKCFMCDLCGRSYRHAGSLLNHKKTHSDNLHHCTLCLQTFPDALTLQIHSQMRRHCCPECGKTFCLVAHLQSHMEVHSKDQTVVCSLCQQSFPTTESYQQHHDMHHRGQGPYQQAVDEPIDNNLCWDSGINHTMGMDGMHKQVPPPLSHIPETTTNSQKGNDSAGTDEKSHVCEHCGRTYRHAGSLLNHKNSHKTGSFLCSICQKEFTNLMALKNHRRIHTEPKRYQCLECGKAFRVSTQLICHRRIHTKEKPFACLLCNKSFSSKSNLRHHQKMHQNTQTYDSSFSMDADTFMDLDMGSFL from the exons ATGGCAGTGCAAGACTCTGGCAGAACAACAGGTTTTCCTTGCAAGCAGTGTGGTATGGTATGTCCCAATATGCCCAGTCTGCTCGAGCACATGGATGCTCACCTTCAACAAGAGGAAGAACGCAaatttaaatgtgatgaatgtgGACGTGGTTATAGGCATGCTGGAAGCCTAGCTAACCACAAAAAGACTCATGAAGTGGGTTCTTTTCAGTGTAACATATGTGGCAAAGAAAACTCTAATGCTTTGGCCCTGAAGAGTCATCTCCGGAGCCACACTTCACAGAAAAAGTACTCCTGTGCAGAATGTGGGAAAGCTTTTCGTCTGGCAACACAGCTGGCTACACATGAGAGGGTTCATCTTTCCAAGCGAGCAAAGGAACAGTCATACAGGAAGGTAGACATGGAATATCCCACACATGAAAATAGACATGAAATTGAAAACGATCACCCACATCATCTCAGTGAGCATTCAGCCAGTGCCGGGATTTCTATAGAAAATAGCCCAGCTGAGGACAAGACAGAGGTCATTTATAATGCACAAGCTGAGACCTCTGATGATGCAGCAAATAGACCTTTCAGATGTGATTTGTGTGACAAATCATACATACACCATCGAAGCCTGACCAATCATAAAAAGACTCATCAGGTGGGAATGTTTGAGTGCACGGTCTGTTTCAAACTGTTCAATAACATGGCTGCCCTCTACAGCCACCAGAGAACTCACAAGACAAGAAGCGGGACAGACCTCAGTTCAGTGGGTGGGTCATACACAGGCACACCACTAGGCCAGTTTTCACCTCAGAGCCAGGATGCTCCAGTAAATTTCTGCCATTTGTGTCAGGTACTGTTTCCAAGTGATGAGGAATTCCAGGAACACATCCAAATGCATAACTCTTCATCTGTGTCATTTGGGCTTCAGGACACCTTGTCAGAGAACCACAATATATCATATGACAACAGTATTGCTTCACCTGAGTCTAATTTTTATGCATCCCCTATAAATAATATTCCCTCAGTATCATCGATAGATAATCATGGAGGCTTTGATCAGTCACAGGAGCCGATTATTAGTAATGGTCACATGTACTCAGACTGCTCCAATAATCAAACCCCATCCTCCAGCAGCACTCAGGGAGAACCCCCAATCATAGACACAAGCATTCTCGATCCTGTCCTgacgcacacacaaaacactgacaatgcAACTGAAATGGAAGAGACTTCAACTGTAGATTCCGATGAGCGCCCCTTCAAGTGTCAAATCTGCGGCAAAAGCTACCGACACTCTGGGAGCCTCATCAACCACAAAAGGTCACATCAGGTTGGGATTTACCAGTGTTCTGTGTGCAGGAAGAGTTATCCTCACCTGGCTGCCCTCAAAAGTCATCTTCGTCTCCACAAAGCTCAACCATCGTCTTTTAGCCTCAGCACTGAGGGAGACTGGCTCTCCTCGGAGCCTCTGACTCTGGATAACCAGCAGGGCTGCTTCTCCtcacaagaggaagaggatggcACTCAGCCTGTGCTTGGTGTTGATCAGGAGAATGGAGTTGACCACAGTAATGGAGTATTGTACCACGAGCAGTTTAATCAGGACTTTTCCCAGGATATGACAGTGCATCTACCTCACAATGAACACCTGATGCAGAGGCACATGTGTGCAGACTGTGGTGAGACATTTGCAGATATTGCAGGGATTAAGTCTCACAGCTGTCCACTGCTACAGCAGCAACATGACCCTACTAGCAGTGAGTTTGAGAGTAATATAAACTTCCAGAACAGTAATGGTCACTATTCTATCGGAAATCCAGGGAGTAATGTAGAGTTCAGTGGTCTGAATGGTAACCATGACCAAAGTTACTTTGAACAGAATTTCCATGAAAATGTGAGCAGTCATCAGCTGAATGGTGGCATAGAAGATGATAAtgctgaagaggaggatgatgatgggGATCTTTATCAGTGCTCTATATGTGGAAACAGCTACACCAGCATGAGGGCTCTCAGGAGCCATCTCCGAGGGCACACACAGTCCCACGGTACTCCTGCAAGCTCAGGGCCCTCGTCCATGTCCTCCCATGAAGAAGTGAAAGATGATGAACTGGGAGAGATGATGATCTGCAGTACATGTGGGGAAAGTTTTGCAAATAGGCAGGACTTGATTACCCATCAGCTCCTACACAACAGGGACCAAGTTGATAACGTTAGTCAGTTACATGTAAACAACAGTGATGTATCTGGAGGCAAAGAGGAAGCACAGAGTATCATCTGCGGCAGCTGTGGCATTTTCTGCACCAGCTACCATCATCTCGAGCACCACGGCTGCACAGCTGAGAGGAAAGATGAGTCGACCAATGGtaaagaggaagtgaaagtAAACGAAATTGCCCAGCACGAAGACACAAGTCACATTGGAGAGCCAGGTGATACTGAATCCCGTCAGTACAAGTGTGATCAGTGTGGGCGGTCATATAGACATGCCGGCTCTCTCCTTAACCACAAAAAGTCCCACAAAACAGGTGTATTCAGATGTCTCGTCTGCCAGAAACGCTTCTACAACCTGTTGGCCTTAAAAAACCATCAGAGATCCCACTTTGATATTAAGAG GCATACTTGCCATGAGTGTGGGAAAGCCTTCAAAATTCAGAAGCAGCTATTGAACCACCTGAGAAGGCACAAAGAGAACCAAGCCAAAATCCAGGAACTCAACAACCAGATTCAGGCCCTCATGCAGATGAATGGGACCAGGTCAGATGGAGGAATGCAGTCCTTGACTTCAAATTCCAATCAGGCTCTTACCCCTGCTCGACGCTGCAAGCAGCTGCCTGAAGGGAAAACAGTTCAAACAAAGTGTGAGACTTCAGTCAAATCAGAGGACACAGGTGACCAGCGACCTTTCGCCTGTGATCAGTGTGGGCGTACGTATCGCCATGCAGGAAGTCTGGTCAACCACAGAAACTCCCATAAAACAGGTGAATATTACTGCTCTGTTTGTAACAACACTTACTCTAATCAACTAGCAATGAAGAACCACTTGCGCACCCACTTTGCATATAAAAAGCACTCTTGCCAAAACTGTGGAAAAGGCTTTAGAGGAAAGAAGCAGCTATTAGCTCACGTCTGTGCAGACCTCAGGAAGGATGGGGTCGGAAGCAGGAGGGGCCTTAAATCTAGAGCCTTTAAGTGTAAGGAATGTAAGCAGGCCTTTCCCTCTGTTGACCAACTAGCAGCCCACACCTGTGATAGACCTTCAGGCAGCAGTGacgcacaaacaaacatgtctcCAAACAAAGAGGAGCGTCCTTTCACGTGCAACATATGTAATCGCAGCTACCGCCACGCAGGCTCACTCCTGAACCACAAAAACACCCACAAGACGGGACACTTCAGTTGCACCTTCTGCTCTAAGCCCTTCACTAATCCCATGGCTCTACGCAATCACACGCGCATccacacacagaagaaaaagtatgtgtgtCTCACATGTGGAAAGGCCTTCCGCCTTGCTAGCATCCTGCACAACCACCAGAGGGTCCACAACCGTGTAGCGAGTCACTTCAGCTGTCCTGCCTGTGGGAAGAGCTTCCAGGGAAGGTCCGGTCTGAAGAGGCACCGCTGCCGCAGAGGTCAGGAGAACGCAACAAGAGCTGGAGTCCAGcagtcagagagaggagacaagtgCTTCAT GTGTGACCTGTGTGGGCGCTCCTACCGCCACGCTGGCTCCCTCCTCAACCATAAAAAGACACATTCCGACAACCTCCACCACTGCACCTTGTGTCTCCAGACATTTCCTGATGCTCTCACTCTACAGATACACTCCCAGATGAGGCGTCATTGCTGCCCTGAGTGCGGCAAGACCTTCTGTCTGGTCGCCCACCTGCAGAGTCACATGGAGGTGCACTCTAAGGACCAGACTGTGGTCTGCAGCCTCTGCCAGCAGAGCTTTCCCACCACAGAAAGTTACCAGCAGCACCATGACATGCACCACAGGGGTCAGGGCCCCTATCAACAAGCTGTGGATGAACCCATAGATAACAACCTCTGTTGGGACTCAGGAATAAATCACACCATGGGAATGGACGGGATGCACAAGCAGGTTCCACCACCTCTGTCCCATATCCCAGAAACCACCACTAATTCACAGAAGGGTAACGACTCTGCTGGCACAGACGAGAAGAGCCATGTCTGCGAGCACTGTGGCCGCACTTACCGCCACGCCGGCTCCCTCCTCAACCACAAGAACAGCCACAAGACGGGCTCCTTCCTCTGCTCCATCTGCCAGAAAGAGTTCACCAACCTGATGGCACTCAAGAACCACCGCCGCATCCACACGGAGCCCAAGCGCTATCAGTGCCTGGAGTGTGGGAAGGCGTTCCGCGTGTCCACCCAGCTCATATGTCACCGACGGATCCACACCAAAGAGAAGCCCTTCGCCTGCTTACTGTGCAACAAGAGCTTTTCCAGCAAGTCCAACCTACGGCACCATCAGAAGATGCATCAGAACACACAGACCTACGACTCCTCTTTCAGCATGGATGCTGACACATTTATGGACCTGGACATGGGGTCTTTCCTCTAA
- the znf646 gene encoding zinc finger protein 646 isoform X2, which produces MAVQDSGRTTGFPCKQCGMVCPNMPSLLEHMDAHLQQEEERKFKCDECGRGYRHAGSLANHKKTHEVGSFQCNICGKENSNALALKSHLRSHTSQKKYSCAECGKAFRLATQLATHERVHLSKRAKEQSYRKVDMEYPTHENRHEIENDHPHHLSEHSASAGISIENSPAEDKTEVIYNAQAETSDDAANRPFRCDLCDKSYIHHRSLTNHKKTHQVGMFECTVCFKLFNNMAALYSHQRTHKTRSGTDLSSVGGSYTGTPLGQFSPQSQDAPVNFCHLCQVLFPSDEEFQEHIQMHNSSSVSFGLQDTLSENHNISYDNSIASPESNFYASPINNIPSVSSIDNHGGFDQSQEPIISNGHMYSDCSNNQTPSSSSTQGEPPIIDTSILDPVLTHTQNTDNATEMEETSTVDSDERPFKCQICGKSYRHSGSLINHKRSHQVGIYQCSVCRKSYPHLAALKSHLRLHKAQPSSFSLSTEGDWLSSEPLTLDNQQGCFSSQEEEDGTQPVLGVDQENGVDHSNGVLYHEQFNQDFSQDMTVHLPHNEHLMQRHMCADCGETFADIAGIKSHSCPLLQQQHDPTSSEFESNINFQNSNGHYSIGNPGSNVEFSGLNGNHDQSYFEQNFHENVSSHQLNGGIEDDNAEEEDDDGDLYQCSICGNSYTSMRALRSHLRGHTQSHGTPASSGPSSMSSHEEVKDDELGEMMICSTCGESFANRQDLITHQLLHNRDQVDNVSQLHVNNSDVSGGKEEAQSIICGSCGIFCTSYHHLEHHGCTAERKDESTNGKEEVKVNEIAQHEDTSHIGEPGDTESRQYKCDQCGRSYRHAGSLLNHKKSHKTGVFRCLVCQKRFYNLLALKNHQRSHFDIKRHTCHECGKAFKIQKQLLNHLRRHKENQAKIQELNNQIQALMQMNGTRSDGGMQSLTSNSNQALTPARRCKQLPEGKTVQTKCETSVKSEDTGDQRPFACDQCGRTYRHAGSLVNHRNSHKTGEYYCSVCNNTYSNQLAMKNHLRTHFAYKKHSCQNCGKGFRGKKQLLAHVCADLRKDGVGSRRGLKSRAFKCKECKQAFPSVDQLAAHTCDRPSGSSDAQTNMSPNKEERPFTCNICNRSYRHAGSLLNHKNTHKTGHFSCTFCSKPFTNPMALRNHTRIHTQKKKYVCLTCGKAFRLASILHNHQRVHNRVASHFSCPACGKSFQGRSGLKRHRCRRGQENATRAGVQQSERGDKCFIYTPR; this is translated from the exons ATGGCAGTGCAAGACTCTGGCAGAACAACAGGTTTTCCTTGCAAGCAGTGTGGTATGGTATGTCCCAATATGCCCAGTCTGCTCGAGCACATGGATGCTCACCTTCAACAAGAGGAAGAACGCAaatttaaatgtgatgaatgtgGACGTGGTTATAGGCATGCTGGAAGCCTAGCTAACCACAAAAAGACTCATGAAGTGGGTTCTTTTCAGTGTAACATATGTGGCAAAGAAAACTCTAATGCTTTGGCCCTGAAGAGTCATCTCCGGAGCCACACTTCACAGAAAAAGTACTCCTGTGCAGAATGTGGGAAAGCTTTTCGTCTGGCAACACAGCTGGCTACACATGAGAGGGTTCATCTTTCCAAGCGAGCAAAGGAACAGTCATACAGGAAGGTAGACATGGAATATCCCACACATGAAAATAGACATGAAATTGAAAACGATCACCCACATCATCTCAGTGAGCATTCAGCCAGTGCCGGGATTTCTATAGAAAATAGCCCAGCTGAGGACAAGACAGAGGTCATTTATAATGCACAAGCTGAGACCTCTGATGATGCAGCAAATAGACCTTTCAGATGTGATTTGTGTGACAAATCATACATACACCATCGAAGCCTGACCAATCATAAAAAGACTCATCAGGTGGGAATGTTTGAGTGCACGGTCTGTTTCAAACTGTTCAATAACATGGCTGCCCTCTACAGCCACCAGAGAACTCACAAGACAAGAAGCGGGACAGACCTCAGTTCAGTGGGTGGGTCATACACAGGCACACCACTAGGCCAGTTTTCACCTCAGAGCCAGGATGCTCCAGTAAATTTCTGCCATTTGTGTCAGGTACTGTTTCCAAGTGATGAGGAATTCCAGGAACACATCCAAATGCATAACTCTTCATCTGTGTCATTTGGGCTTCAGGACACCTTGTCAGAGAACCACAATATATCATATGACAACAGTATTGCTTCACCTGAGTCTAATTTTTATGCATCCCCTATAAATAATATTCCCTCAGTATCATCGATAGATAATCATGGAGGCTTTGATCAGTCACAGGAGCCGATTATTAGTAATGGTCACATGTACTCAGACTGCTCCAATAATCAAACCCCATCCTCCAGCAGCACTCAGGGAGAACCCCCAATCATAGACACAAGCATTCTCGATCCTGTCCTgacgcacacacaaaacactgacaatgcAACTGAAATGGAAGAGACTTCAACTGTAGATTCCGATGAGCGCCCCTTCAAGTGTCAAATCTGCGGCAAAAGCTACCGACACTCTGGGAGCCTCATCAACCACAAAAGGTCACATCAGGTTGGGATTTACCAGTGTTCTGTGTGCAGGAAGAGTTATCCTCACCTGGCTGCCCTCAAAAGTCATCTTCGTCTCCACAAAGCTCAACCATCGTCTTTTAGCCTCAGCACTGAGGGAGACTGGCTCTCCTCGGAGCCTCTGACTCTGGATAACCAGCAGGGCTGCTTCTCCtcacaagaggaagaggatggcACTCAGCCTGTGCTTGGTGTTGATCAGGAGAATGGAGTTGACCACAGTAATGGAGTATTGTACCACGAGCAGTTTAATCAGGACTTTTCCCAGGATATGACAGTGCATCTACCTCACAATGAACACCTGATGCAGAGGCACATGTGTGCAGACTGTGGTGAGACATTTGCAGATATTGCAGGGATTAAGTCTCACAGCTGTCCACTGCTACAGCAGCAACATGACCCTACTAGCAGTGAGTTTGAGAGTAATATAAACTTCCAGAACAGTAATGGTCACTATTCTATCGGAAATCCAGGGAGTAATGTAGAGTTCAGTGGTCTGAATGGTAACCATGACCAAAGTTACTTTGAACAGAATTTCCATGAAAATGTGAGCAGTCATCAGCTGAATGGTGGCATAGAAGATGATAAtgctgaagaggaggatgatgatgggGATCTTTATCAGTGCTCTATATGTGGAAACAGCTACACCAGCATGAGGGCTCTCAGGAGCCATCTCCGAGGGCACACACAGTCCCACGGTACTCCTGCAAGCTCAGGGCCCTCGTCCATGTCCTCCCATGAAGAAGTGAAAGATGATGAACTGGGAGAGATGATGATCTGCAGTACATGTGGGGAAAGTTTTGCAAATAGGCAGGACTTGATTACCCATCAGCTCCTACACAACAGGGACCAAGTTGATAACGTTAGTCAGTTACATGTAAACAACAGTGATGTATCTGGAGGCAAAGAGGAAGCACAGAGTATCATCTGCGGCAGCTGTGGCATTTTCTGCACCAGCTACCATCATCTCGAGCACCACGGCTGCACAGCTGAGAGGAAAGATGAGTCGACCAATGGtaaagaggaagtgaaagtAAACGAAATTGCCCAGCACGAAGACACAAGTCACATTGGAGAGCCAGGTGATACTGAATCCCGTCAGTACAAGTGTGATCAGTGTGGGCGGTCATATAGACATGCCGGCTCTCTCCTTAACCACAAAAAGTCCCACAAAACAGGTGTATTCAGATGTCTCGTCTGCCAGAAACGCTTCTACAACCTGTTGGCCTTAAAAAACCATCAGAGATCCCACTTTGATATTAAGAG GCATACTTGCCATGAGTGTGGGAAAGCCTTCAAAATTCAGAAGCAGCTATTGAACCACCTGAGAAGGCACAAAGAGAACCAAGCCAAAATCCAGGAACTCAACAACCAGATTCAGGCCCTCATGCAGATGAATGGGACCAGGTCAGATGGAGGAATGCAGTCCTTGACTTCAAATTCCAATCAGGCTCTTACCCCTGCTCGACGCTGCAAGCAGCTGCCTGAAGGGAAAACAGTTCAAACAAAGTGTGAGACTTCAGTCAAATCAGAGGACACAGGTGACCAGCGACCTTTCGCCTGTGATCAGTGTGGGCGTACGTATCGCCATGCAGGAAGTCTGGTCAACCACAGAAACTCCCATAAAACAGGTGAATATTACTGCTCTGTTTGTAACAACACTTACTCTAATCAACTAGCAATGAAGAACCACTTGCGCACCCACTTTGCATATAAAAAGCACTCTTGCCAAAACTGTGGAAAAGGCTTTAGAGGAAAGAAGCAGCTATTAGCTCACGTCTGTGCAGACCTCAGGAAGGATGGGGTCGGAAGCAGGAGGGGCCTTAAATCTAGAGCCTTTAAGTGTAAGGAATGTAAGCAGGCCTTTCCCTCTGTTGACCAACTAGCAGCCCACACCTGTGATAGACCTTCAGGCAGCAGTGacgcacaaacaaacatgtctcCAAACAAAGAGGAGCGTCCTTTCACGTGCAACATATGTAATCGCAGCTACCGCCACGCAGGCTCACTCCTGAACCACAAAAACACCCACAAGACGGGACACTTCAGTTGCACCTTCTGCTCTAAGCCCTTCACTAATCCCATGGCTCTACGCAATCACACGCGCATccacacacagaagaaaaagtatgtgtgtCTCACATGTGGAAAGGCCTTCCGCCTTGCTAGCATCCTGCACAACCACCAGAGGGTCCACAACCGTGTAGCGAGTCACTTCAGCTGTCCTGCCTGTGGGAAGAGCTTCCAGGGAAGGTCCGGTCTGAAGAGGCACCGCTGCCGCAGAGGTCAGGAGAACGCAACAAGAGCTGGAGTCCAGcagtcagagagaggagacaagtgCTTCAT ATACACTCCCAGATGA
- the znf668 gene encoding zinc finger protein 668, giving the protein MASPQPGSPPIAEQYTPPAQDKESQQEEEVLRDQPAKKRGRGRPPKAKPSFKCSTCTEAFRSLSALRSHKLSAHAKDRQQQHSCSQCSKMFSSKAQLSKHERTHSAQRPFQCPDCHKAYKTPTELRNHSRSHTGEKPFICTECGKAFMQAICLRIHMTQHSGERPYSCRQCSKSYPTLSKLKVHMRSHTGEKPYFCAECGKSFADPSVFRKHRRNHQGHRPYACDKCGKTYTELKDLKNHERSHTGEKPFLCSDCGKAFSRSSSLACHQRIHSQNKPYQCEQCGKGFTQLSSYQSHLRTHSGEKPFLCPQCGKMFSDPSSFRRHQRAHLGFKPYPCDKCSKRFRQPADLAVHERVHSGERPYKCQSCDKAFVASWDLRRHMLVHTGLRPFSCTECDKSFAERSSLNKHRRVHSGERPFKCEECLKSFVVSSSLRKHERTHLAEQSEQQQQQQQQQQQQQQQQQQQQQQQETEAGSASGFTAHTTLPQFSCTHCDATFGTWDEVQAHENLHSIDSTPPTVTKIVPLGSHVCETCQAEFSQLADLQEHEKQHPKPRPHVCNSCGKGFLNKSGLRKHQKIHSTNKPHSCPHCSKAFLFAAYLRKHLRTHADTPQVATQLSDLNIIHTDPLPSPPPPSEVSPSTVEPSTISLTVPVTVPVTAFQSLPEYLVKEEGL; this is encoded by the coding sequence ATGGCCTCTCCTCAGCCTGGCAGCCCACCTATTGCAGAGCAATACACCCCTCCTGCACAGGATAAAGAGAGCCAGCAAGAGGAAGAAGTGTTGAGGGATCAGCCTGCAAAGAAACGTGGCAGAGGCAGGCCTCCAAAAGCCAAACCTTCCTTCAAATGCTCTACGTGCACAGAAGCTTTCAGGAGTCTGTCAGCTCTGCGGAGCCACAAGCTTTCAGCACACGCAAAGGACCGTCAGCAGCAACACTCATGTTCTCAGTGTTCCAAAATGTTCTCCAGTAAGGCTCAGCTCTCAAAACATGAGCGCACTCACTCAGCCCAGCGCCCTTTTCAGTGTCCTGACTGTCACAAGGCTTACAAGACACCCACAGAGCTACGCAACCATAGCCGCTCTCATACCGGGGAGAAACCTTTCATATGCACAGAGTGTGGTAAAGCCTTCATGCAAGCTATATGCCTGAGGATCCATATGACACAGCACAGCGGAGAGCGCCCTTACTCTTGTCGTCAGTGCTCCAAGAGCTACCCCACCCTGTCTAAACTGAAGGTGCACATGCGCTCTCACACAGGAGAAAAGCCATACTTCTGTGCTGAGTGCGGTAAGAGTTTTGCTGACCCTTCAGTGTTCCGAAAACATAGGAGAAACCACCAGGGCCATCGGCCGTATGCCTGTGACAAGTGTGGGAAAACGTACACAGAGCTGAAGGACCTGAAAAACCATGAGCGCTCCCACACTGGAGAAAAACCATTCCTGTGCTCAGACTGTGGCAAAGCCTTTTCCCGCTCCTCCTCTCTGGCCTGCCATCAGCGCATCCACTCACAGAATAAACCCTATCAGTGTGAGCAATGTGGCAAAGGCTTCACCCAGCTGTCCTCCTACCAGTCCCATCTCCGCACTCACTCTGGTGAGAAGCCATTCCTCTGTCCACAGTGTGGCAAGATGTTTTCTGATCCATCCAGTTTCCGTCGCCACCAGCGAGCACACCTGGGTTTCAAGCCCTACCCCTGCGATAAGTGCTCCAAGAGGTTCAGGCAGCCAGCTGATCTGGCTGTGCACGAACGTGTTCACTCTGGAGAGCGGCCTTACAAATGCCAGAGCTGTGACAAGGCCTTTGTAGCATCGTGGGATCTGCGGCGCCACATGCTTGTCCACACAGGACTCAGGCCCTTTTCGTGCACTGAGTGTGACAAGTCATTTGCTGAGCGCTCCAGCCTCAACAAGCACCGGCGTGTGCACTCTGGTGAGAGGCCTTTCAAATGTGAGGAGTGTCTGAAGTCATTTGTTGTATCTTCAAGCCTGCGCAAACATGAGAGAACTCACCTAGCTGAgcagtctgagcagcagcagcagcagcagcaacagcaacagcagcagcagcagcagcagcagcaacaacaacagcaacaggagacagaggcaggGTCAGCTTCAGGTTTTACTGCCCACACAACTCTCCCTCAGTTCTCCTGCACACACTGTGATGCTACATTTGGAACCTGGGATGAAGTTCAGGCACATGAAAATCTCCACTCTATCGACTCTACTCCTCCGACTGTTACCAAAATTGTGCCACTGGGCTCACATGTCTGTGAAACCTGCCAGGCAGAGTTTTCTCAGCTGGCAGACTTACAGGAGCACGAGAAGCAGCATCCCAAGCCGAGGCCTCATGTCTGCAACAGCTGCGGCAAAGGATTCCTCAACAAATCTGGACTACGTAAACACCAGAAGATCCACTCCACCAACAAACCACACAGCTGCCCCCACTGCAGCAAAGCCTTTCTGTTTGCCGCCTACCTTCGCAAGCACTTACGGACTCATGCAGACACCCCCCAGGTCGCCACACAACTCAGTGACCTCAACATTATTCACACAGACCCACTCCCGTCTCCTCCACCCCCCAGTGAGGTTTCCCCCTCCACTGTTGAACCCAGCACCATATCCCTGACGGTTCCAGTCACTGTACCTGTGACTGCTTTTCAGAGTCTGCCAGAGTACTTAGTCAAAGAAGAGGGACTCTAA